A window of Oryza glaberrima chromosome 2, OglaRS2, whole genome shotgun sequence genomic DNA:
GCACCAAGTTCACAGAATGTTTTTAGCATGATAATCGCATGATGCTGTGAGATCTCAGAACCACTGCCTAGAAGAACAAGAAGCTTCTTGTCAATTCCTGATTCGATCATTGTCTCAACAGCCCTTAACTTTCCCACCTTTATCAAAGATGCTAGAGTTGTAAACACAATTTCGTGCCATTCTTCATTCTCAGGAGAGAGTAATTTCGCAATTTGGTCCATAGGAATGGTTGCCAAAATTTCATCAGCAGTTGTAGCATCAACATGCTCAGATATCTTGGCAAGAACAGTAGAAACATTGGCTAGAGTAGAAGAATCTTCACAGCCACGAAGAACATGAATTAATTTATCCACAGAACCTGCTGTTTCAAGAGACTGGGCAAGCTTAGCATAATCTCCTTGGAAAAAGATTACTGTAATAGATTTGGTGACAGTAACAATGAGAGATGTTGACCCCACAGAAATTAACTCCGCTATTCGAGGACTAAGTATTTTGCTGAAGCGAAGCCTGCTAGCCTCAAATTCAGATATGGATTTGCATTCCATGAGAGCTTGGGTGGTGCTTCCTAGTAAAATCTCTATCTCCATGAACTCTAGCAAAGAAAATAATGATCTTATCTTCTGTTCAGCTCGCTCTTTTGCGCTCTCTTTGCCAAAAATGAAAAGCCAAGGAGACACCAATGCAGCATATTCAGGAAATGAACCGAACAAAAGAGTATGAACAGCGTTGTCTGTTTTACTCTCGAGGTAAAGCGAAACCATGTCATGCATATGATACATCGATTGGTCTTCCAGTTTGATAATGAGTGAGCCTTCTACTAGTTTCGAGACCACGAGGGGGAATAAAGTGTCCTGCATGAGTGCTGACCACATGGATTCAAGGCAAGCCTCTGGAACAGGTTCATCCCATGAGATAGCTGCAAGCACCATGAAAAACCTTCTTGAATTTTCTGGCATTGCTTCTAAGCTGAACTCAAAAGACCCAAAGATGGTCAATGTGGTTTCCACTTCTTTCTCATTCACATATGAAACCGGTCCAGGTGCACAAGTTGCATATGTGGAAAGGTTGGAGATTGCTCTATCCCATTTTTCGACTCTGGTCTCCTTTCTGAGAGCCTTACCCATGACAGCAACTGTAAGGGGATGGTGGCCGCAACGATCCAGCAAGTCGTACGCAACAGGCTGTAAAGAACAGGAATGTTAACCATACAAACCCATAAAACTAGGTCTTTAGTAGTTCTAAGTTCTAAGTTACATATTGAACATCTCTTGTATGACAGATACACATATAACTAATTACTTTAAGTAGACTAACATGAATATAAATAGTTGGCTAACTATATTTGTGTACTTTCCATGTTAAACATGAAGGATATTAAAATGAAACCAATGTTGAAATGTAAACACATATACAATCCACATGAAGATGATACCTTAGCTGCAGGGTGCAAAACAATTTTATCAGGTAAAACTAAAATAGGCTAAAGTGCAGGAGTATTCAGTAACCATGAAAGATGCAAATAGAAGAGTATACCGGGAGCTCTTCGACAGTAAGAAGGCTATGATAGAGAAGAATGTCCTTGCCAATTTCTTTGATATCATCTTTGGATATTTCCACCTTTTCAGCTTCTGCAATCTCATAAATTGCCTCATCCCTCGTTGTCACAAGATACCGGCAATCATTATCATATAGGTTTGTGAAGCGATCAACTATGTCTTGCTCCCAGACATCATCAAGTAGGATCAGCATGCTCCTTCCTACCAATGCAGTCTGAAGCAAGTAACAGACATCTTCAAGATCTTTGCCCACATCCTCATTGACAGTCATGGAACCAATCTGCACAAGAAATTTACATATTTTCCGAACAAGACGCTTGTGGTATTCATCCCTATTACCATTGCATGCCGCTCTACTGCACCACCGCCCAAAACTAAGCTCAATTGCACCATCCACAAAATTACCAGGCGGGTCAGAAGCTATTTGTCGAGCAAGACACGACTTCCCAATACCAGATAACCCGACAATCAGGACAACTCGATGACTACCATCATTGATAAGCAGCTCCCTGACATAGCTGCACTTCTTTGACACTGGATAGCCATGCTCCGACTTGACTCTCACCAAGGATGGCGTACTCTTAGCTGAAGACGCTATGACATTGCCCACACTCTCTG
This region includes:
- the LOC127763451 gene encoding uncharacterized protein LOC127763451 gives rise to the protein MDAVNVLASATQLVSAMLTAVGALEQAAADFAEAPRRLQVLEDFVSDLGLLMQQSKQKHAHKMHAPQLERQLQSLGKLMDQLHANITKARRVLKKGKRKKGLARVVWSSVTGDPLMKYVQLIRDDLNWWLELQKLTESVGNVIASSAKSTPSLVRVKSEHGYPVSKKCSYVRELLINDGSHRVVLIVGLSGIGKSCLARQIASDPPGNFVDGAIELSFGRWCSRAACNGNRDEYHKRLVRKICKFLVQIGSMTVNEDVGKDLEDVCYLLQTALVGRSMLILLDDVWEQDIVDRFTNLYDNDCRYLVTTRDEAIYEIAEAEKVEISKDDIKEIGKDILLYHSLLTVEELPPVAYDLLDRCGHHPLTVAVMGKALRKETRVEKWDRAISNLSTYATCAPGPVSYVNEKEVETTLTIFGSFEFSLEAMPENSRRFFMVLAAISWDEPVPEACLESMWSALMQDTLFPLVVSKLVEGSLIIKLEDQSMYHMHDMVSLYLESKTDNAVHTLLFGSFPEYAALVSPWLFIFGKESAKERAEQKIRSLFSLLEFMEIEILLGSTTQALMECKSISEFEASRLRFSKILSPRIAELISVGSTSLIVTVTKSITVIFFQGDYAKLAQSLETAGSVDKLIHVLRGCEDSSTLANVSTVLAKISEHVDATTADEILATIPMDQIAKLLSPENEEWHEIVFTTLASLIKVGKLRAVETMIESGIDKKLLVLLGSGSEISQHHAIIMLKTFCELGAPLQGCMGPGVLTHLPWHARLSLERFVLFDQNVTPSPKPQQSFELILHKILQRDNKDNIEAIQGLLPLAERANDSRVQDLLLGSNMSDGLALLLQRRDIESNQVRSHTAFLVMNLACTGGEPYVHRFLEANIVHELIDMMQCNINDLQDSAYYALHQIIFAKGGSLVLQRFLQAGTIEKLVNLLDRKSSKTKELTMQLLVDIAVVGTKPCIERMLSSQIIEKFVALEKAGGSFSGAVSRYVQGLNMCKNVQSAERSVMKQQILRKVRSEIRGHDLEASLVASVEACISEKGASSSRRKK